CTCTGTTCGTGATCAAACCATAAACAGTGAAAGGATCACACACTGGTATTAAGCTCAAACGTAATTCAACGATCTTTAACATTGAGTTTCACCTACCGAGATTCTCGCCTCCCCAGATATCCATTTGAAGGTCGTAGGCACCTAGCTTGTGAAAATATTTGCGGTCAATGACGAATAATCCACCAGCAATCATGGGGGTTCTATTGAATTTCATTATATAGTATTAGATGAATGAATAACGTACGGAAAATGTGTTACCTAATCGGTACAGTCGGGTCGTTCTTCCTGCGAGCTTTCTCTTCCCCCGGCAATAGCTCCCATTTAAAAACTAGATTCCAATCGAACCCTCCTCGGAGTTCAGTCGAAGCTGCAATATACTGAAAACTATCCATTGCTATTACATCAATGACAGGGCAAACAATTCTCGTTCGATCCTTTGGGTTTAAATTCAACAAAATTAATGTAAAAATATGTGTtaataatatataaataaatgtttgtgCCAAAAAATACGAAATACCTCGGCTACACGAGCTAAAAGGGGTTCTAGCCATCCATCGTTGCACTCGCAATGTGAATCTAAAAAAGTTAGGAACTCCCctttaaacaaaataagaagaaatgGTAATAAGAGTTGCATGTTACGAGATATAAagaggatttttcttttacctgtTGCAACTTCAGCGCCTTTGACGCGAGATCTGACTAGGCCTTCGCGTTTCAAATTTCGCACCAATATCACCTTCTCTATTTGGACCAGTTCTCTTCCGTCACTAGCTAAAACTTCGGTTATTAGAAATAATTTAAActaaaaatttacattttctgTACCATCATTGCTGAAATCATCAACAAGAATAATTTCCTTGATTAAATGTGGTGGGCTCCTATTAAGCACACTGACAATTGTGCGAAGTAATGTTGACCTAGCTTCATTGTGAAAGGTTATGATAACACTAGTTGAAGGTAAATCCTTGGGAAATTCTAAATCAAGGCatctgaaaaatattttccaaaaataatttgttacaCTTCACTGATTTTAAATGAGGTTATCCACTCACTTTCTATGGCGGTAATCTGGGATAACACGATTAGACTCCAACACATCACTAGCTTCTTGGttgaatttattattatgataAGCATCTTCTCCAGGTTTCAGTCTGCCTTTAGAAATGTATGCTTTTTCGTTGAAATATGCCAAAGATGAATTGAAAACAGTTAGGTCTATGGAAGCCAGTTCATCCTTTTTCAGCTTTAGCCGAAGAGCCTTATTTCCAACATCcttctaaatgaaaaaaaataaaaaaagctacatgtttttttctccataaCTCCTGTATAGATTTAAGTACATTCCAACTTACCTTATTTCCCACCATGCAAACAAACAAGCCTATGACAAAAACCCATAACAGGGAATAGACTAGCAGTTTGTATTTACGTTTCATTCCGGATCGATATCACTGACGTTTTGCTGGGGATTGCAAGACCATCCTTTTAGCGCAGGGTCTAGAAACCGAATGAACGTTGTTGGACTAAAGCCAAGTAATTTCTATTCCCTTGTAAGTTTCTCGTGCAGGTTTTCTTTCGAGGAACGGCAAACTGACTAAAAGACACGCTTTCCATGTACGGGTCGAAATCTCTTAACACACTTTTTGGGTTCCGCGTTCACTTCATAGCAACAACATcgaaataaatatattttactGTTTGACATTTGACTGCTGCGCTCCTAGCTGCATTGTAGAAAACTACTACGAATTTCTCTCAGAAGACTTCTGAAGCTACGtacccttaaaaaaaaagtagtctAGTTACTAGTTTCCTAGAATGTAAATAATGGGGTTTAAAACTCAGTGCATTCACTGCACTCCGGCCGTCACATGACTTATTCCAATTTAGCTTCTAGCGAATGCAGGCTTAATGAGCCCAGTAGTCCATCACATGCATTAACTACGGTTTTCCTAAATGACAGGCTATGACATGCTAGTTACTTTAGAAAAAGCAATCGTTTTTAAGGTAGGTTAGGCAAATAAGTTGACCGGAAAAAGGGGGATCATGTAATTTACCTGTGAAACTTGTGACAACCAGGATGAAAAAAGCGGTCATGTGACGAGCCTTTTGTAAGCCGTCAACTTTAAGTTTTAAGCCcaccagtaaaaaaaaaaatgagattgcATGTGTTACTCTCTTTCATTACAAATGGAGCACAAACATATAAGACATGGGAACGTCTATAAGAATGCGTGTTCCCAATTCCTAAATTCCAGCCTACTGTGCTGTTCCCGCGCTAATATTGCCCTAAGGTATCACAAATTATTCCATCCTCAAGAAATAGCGCGTAGGAACTTCATTGTCTTCCGCGAaacactttttaaaatttcattggtCAACTTAATGGCTGTTAAactagtttttcatttaactgGTTCAATTTTACGTTTGGAATTTAGAAATTCAGAAGTGCTAAGGAGAGTAGCCTAATCACGCATGGTTATCAGCAAGAAGCGGTATCGAAAAGTGGAGAGGCGTTATCTTTCATCTCTGTCTGTCAGGTGATAAACCAACTCCCAATTGTTATTACTATTTCTTTCATGGCTGGCATTTCTGCTTGGCCATAATAGTCAATGTGATCGCCACTAATCATCtttattattactttttgttcTTCCCATTGTTGCTCTTCTCTTAAGCTTCTGTACCTCATAAAAACAGGGAATTTTGCTTGCGGAATAGAAGGATGTGAAATTTCAAGTAAAAGTGGGGCTTCCCAAAGGCGATAGAACTATCACAAGTAGAAAATTTTCATGGAATTGTGTTGCACCCATGTGATGCAATGCCAGACTGCTGATGAAACATATTTGTGTTTATAGAACGACTAACAAATCGTTTGTATTCTGTGTGATCCAATTCCAGCCATCGATTTGAAGTTAAAGTTGGTAATTAAATACTGGGATAGATTTAAAACAGATTAACATTTAATTGGCTATTGTGCATTTTACCATGACAAAAGATCAGAAAATGGCATCAACTAAATCATCTAACATCAATAACAAAAACCAACAGAACCTGATTTTTTATGCTGCTATCATGTGTTTCAAATCGGACATGTTTGACAACAATGTTGGATGGTATAGACTGTTCCTTATAAAGACTAACACAATTACATTTTTCAATCTGTAGACGAAAATTTATTCCTCAACCTTGAAATCAGACAGCGAGTGTGGACGACTTTTCGAAGGACGGATTTGGATTTCAGTTCAAAGACCTTGAGAGGTATTATTATTTAGCTGCACGATAACACGTCTCGGTCTACACTAAAACGGCTAGAGGGCAATCATACTCCTTCACCCGTCGAACAGTGCTCCGCCTTTTAGTTTTACAAGATATGTGACCGCACTCTTAAAACTTTAGTGTAGTTGCACGATGACTTGACTATTAGACATTGTGCATCGCAATCTTATGTACAATTGTCCGGTATTCGTACTTGTGAAGTGAGGAGGTTACAGTTGCTCCAGTGCGCTTTTTCTAATCGCAAgaatttgtttgaaaaaaggaAGGTAACAAAGTCACGATGGCTTACACTGCTTAGCAATCTCGTTTCAAGCTGACATCAACTTCACCGAAGACTCGCTTAAGATTGTCTCTTGCAGAACGGATTAAAGTGATCGAAGCCCGGCAAATGGGGAAGTCAATGCGACAggtaataatttttaaaaaataatatattatgaaaaaatttctgcagttttaaaataataatttttaaaaatttttgttggcCACGCAGTTTGGCTGTGGCAAAACGCAGATTCTCAACACTTTGACGCAAAAGGAGCGATACATCCACGAATGGGAGGTTATGGGTCGCAATAATCCTTCGATTGACGCCCGCAAGCGTTTTCGACGCTCACGTAACGAACATATAAACCGATCTGTTCACGATTGGTATCAACAGCAGACAGCCAGCGGTCTCCGAGTTACAGGACCCATGTTACAAAAACAAGCAAGACATTATGCAACTCTGCTAGAAATATCAAATTTCGGAGCCAGCAATTAGATGGTTAGCAAATTTCAGAAGATTCTACAACATCGTCAGTGTAAGTAAATGCTCAACTGCTATTTCACACCATAATTCCTGCTAGGTATATTACTTAAGTCAGAAAGTCAATGCGCGTCAGCGTAGATGAATTACTAGCTGGTGACTTATCAGGTAGTACTTGAGCAAGCCTTTCGTAACATGGGCTTTTGCATGTTAAGTGAATGTAGCCGCTGTCTCAGATTTAGACGTTAAGTCTTATTCCTTTGGCAAGCAATAGCGTTGGGGAGGCCGTAAAGCGGTGACAATTTAGTATAGCGTAATATTTTACGGAAACAGTTAAAGAAACAAGGTCCTATCTTAGAGATGACATCTCTGCAATCAATGAGATTGCTATGAAATAGGAGGAGGCGTCAGGCGAGGCGCGAGATTCAACTGAACGGCTTGAAGATTGATTATCAATAGACGTCATTTGGATGGTACAGTACAGTCTATTTGCTGATTTGcatgttatttttttcagtttatATTTGCCGTCAGACAATGTTTTTATATCTTAAGGTGCAGTTCTTATCCGCAGCCCTGCagtgaacaaaaaaaggcaGTGGAAAAAATCTGCTCGTGGTGCTGATCTGCACAATGGCGGCTTCATGTAAACAATCTTGAAATAGCCTATCAATAGTAATTTTGGTTTGCTTCAACATGCAAGTCTATGACAAATATGTATATTAGCTaaactgttattgaacataGAACTACACAGTATTAAGACTCTTCCCTAGGTTTTCCTTTCCTTAGGTTGTAGACAAGATGGTTGAAGCCGTCTTAACTGTTCCAGGAATTTCCAGGGTCTTGTATGACCGGACCGCGAAAACACCCGGGACAACGAAGTGGGAATAATTTGATTTACGAACGTTGCTTAGACAAATGATCTCCGCACGAtccccttcccacttttcattttttgccaaatttcaaattttgcttaaaatacatgaattcgattcagaattcaataaaaatcacgaaaacctggtttatttttctattggtcttattgttttttatttatacgttacaaaccataaattaagtaggtgcgctaacagcactgttttcgttaatttttaaaacggctggtttaacgagaaaactaatgactaaatcgaaatcagcattcaatttcgattatgccgtgtggtttttggagaatttcaagagatgtcgttttttgccgattttgacaaaagtgggaaggcccttcccactttttcatttttggccaaatttgaaattttgcttaaaatgcatgatttcgattcagaaatgaatgaaaatctctgaaatcaaatttatttttccattagtcttgtagtttttgaactaaacgtattGCTGGAAGGTAGATAGTCACTAGATGGCAGTGCAGAACCTACCATTGTTAATCAATGGCATAGTCAGTAGGTGTCAAATGGCGTTTCGGTATTCATTACGTAATGGATAATGGAAATGTTTTTGGTAGGATCAGTTAAAGAGAAGTTTCGAGATTATAGTTGAATGAagtgaaatattttttaactAAATTTGTTAAAATTGAAAGTTTATTAGATAATTTTCATTCAAGATGAATGTTAAAATCCACTTGATTGCGACAGGACCAGGATGTAAATGGGACTATGTCATCACCTTTCAAATTATTAGTAGAGTACAATCAATTGAATACCATCAATGAATACCATCAATTCCCCAGAAGGAAAGGTAAAGATAGTTCAAAATATGTCATTGTTATGGTCACAGTGATTTCCCTCAAATTTCGTTTTAACAAaagtttctttgttgttttatttttggttttgatgaatgaaaattcttttggGATATGGACTTATTAAAATATCACACTTTGATCACTCATATGACCATACAGATAGGAGAAGAACCATAGTCTGGCTTGTACCAAACTGGATTGTACCAAACTGTGAAAGAAATCATGTGTCTGTTACTGAAACTGGCTCTCTCTGTTTGTGACATCTGACCTTACAGTGTGTCACTCTGAAGCAGAGCTCCTGAAATGAGATTGAACGTTTTGAACCATCTCATGCCAAAGCTCAAGTTAAGGTCTGttggttttttcttcctgtAAACCGATGATTACAACTAATAAAATGCAACTTATTGTGTTGTTTGCAGAAGCATTTAAAAGAGGTGGCTTTTTGGTTAGAGTTTCTTCGACATCCGATGCCATGCAGATCCTGCCGAGCGATCTGAATATATTTTAGCGCTCAGTCGGAACGGTGTTCACTTCCTCGACGTAATAGGTCACGTAATTAAATAACATTGTGCTTCACAAAACTTTAATCTTAAAGttttaatagaaaaatttGATAAATAATCATTATCTCTAGGCTATATCAATTTGCAAAGTCAAAGCGGAAGAGGGTCTCCTTTTCATGGAATCATCCGCATCCAATCATATCTAACGCATGAGACATCCTGCGTTGTCTGGCAACTTACCATCCAGCTACGCATATTTCAACAGAGTGTTAAAGAGGAAAGTAATTGACTAAATGCCGACTCGATGATTTCCGTGCAAGATGAGTGAATCCAAGGATATCTGGTGAGCAGAATGCAACGGACTATGTTATGTTAAACCATAAGCTAAATACAATGAATACTGTCAGTTCCCCAGAACGAGAGGTAGGATGGCACGAATCTTTATTGAATATATATTGATAGGCAAACGTTAATATGTTGATTCGTGTTTCGTTTCTTTTACATAGGTTAATAATCATACTGAATCAAACGAGGTACATATTTGAACgagattttaaaatgataacGATTGGAAGCCCATGAGGAAATTTCAAAGAATGGTACCTTCACGTTACCTTTAGGCGCTGATTCGTCTCGAAGATAAAATGTataaaaaataagttatttttataaattgaagtgcatatctgggctcccttcttttctgtggccccgtttccccttgactcgtaataagcccgtagggggtcatgcccctactgtgatcagcagtaaaggttgtgagtgcgctgtccggaaaggggacgtgggggtcctcaagttctgagatatcattggagggcgaagaggctacccacaaatccgaattaacggttaatcgctcacgtaaaaacttgtccgaaaccttccatccttttccggcttctcttagccactcccgggtaatctccccgggggcTCGGTTCAATTAAGGCAGGGTTTACCCCTACCTTGGTAATAAAGGTTATATATCAATACAAAATtcttaaaacaaatttttcaaaaatgttttcttgttctGATATTttgatttgtattttttcttgtgtaaTGTACTTGTCCTATTACGATTAATCTGAAATGTCTATGTTGATTTGAAACTTCGTTCAAGTACGCGGAATTACATGTTAGCCCATACAAACTAAGTCATTTGATTCTAATTTCTGTCACAACTTTCTATCGACTTGGTTTATTTATATTAACACTATTTGAAAGTGCCGTACTAAGATCCAATTTTTATCGTAATATTTCATAATTAATTTTATCTAGACTCTGTAAGGAATCGAACCTTTACTTCATAGCATGCCTcgccgatgctcaaccacaGAGCCATGAGTCGCATTAGTGTACTCACTGTTTCGCTATTTCATTTAAGCTATGAGTACATTTTGGTATAAATACACATAGGCTATACACATTTAGAATTATATTGTTAAATGGAAATTTCCAAGGTAAACAGATGCCATATTATTCCCTTTGCAGACTGTTTGATGTGGCATGTGAAGAGCTGCCATTTTACTAAACTAAACTACACATGAGAATGGTATATATCAACCAAAAGCAAGAATATAAGTGGAATCAAATTTATTAACTGTGACCTAACTACTAATCTATTTTCAATTGATCACACCTTAACTTATATTCAAGGATACACAGGTTTGCTATTTATAGTTTCATAAAGCTTGTATAAATTTTCCTTTCACAGACTATAAATCCAACTAGCTGCAGTTAACACAAGCAGTGCCGCAATTGGTTGCCACAAGTTAGACAACTATTATATAACTATGAAAGGCAAATGAAGAGTTTTTGTGATGAAAAGATTCAACAACAGTTTTCACGAGTGCAATATCTTTCAATTCCCTAGAATTATCAATTNNNNNNNNNNNNNNNNNNNNNNNNNNNNNNNNNNNNNNNNNNNNNNNNNNNNNNNNNNNNNNNNNNNNNNNNNNNNNNNNNNNNNNNNNNNNNNNNNNNNAAATATCGCCATCGCCCCGCCGTCGTCTCGCCTTCGCCATCCTCGTTCACGCTTCTACAGAAAAGTCGATCACAATTGGATTTGGTTCAGCAAACAGCCCACGGCGATGGTGGGATTTCACCGTGGATCGTCCTCgtggtattgttttgttttgcattgtaTCTTGtatgtttaagttaacccgttggctgccaccccgtttgcgtcccattttttttgtagctttaGGGAACcgggcgctgttctgccccatGGCCATGGGGGGAACAGTCGCCGCGCCTAAAGGCTTTGTGCCTTTAggcgccgtaggcaatgcaccagtagggacttctctttgtcggtgcggtgatagattcctggggtgtgcattcccggaATGGTTTCTATTGCCGTgccagcccggacttgtcttcggacaagtcccaccttgttcgtGATCCTTCAGACGCGATGCGTAGCTaatgtagtttaagcaacctacg
This sequence is a window from Daphnia magna isolate NIES linkage group LG7, ASM2063170v1.1, whole genome shotgun sequence. Protein-coding genes within it:
- the LOC116926273 gene encoding polypeptide N-acetylgalactosaminyltransferase 2 isoform X2; amino-acid sequence: MKRKYKLLVYSLLWVFVIGLFVCMVGNKDVGNKALRLKLKKDELASIDLTVFNSSLAYFNEKAYISKGRLKPGEDAYHNNKFNQEASDVLESNRVIPDYRHRKCLDLEFPKDLPSTSVIITFHNEARSTLLRTIVSVLNRSPPHLIKEIILVDDFSNDASDGRELVQIEKVILVRNLKREGLVRSRVKGAEVATGEFLTFLDSHCECNDGWLEPLLARVAEDRTRIVCPVIDVIAMDSFQYIAASTELRGGFDWNLVFKWELLPGEEKARRKNDPTVPIRTPMIAGGLFVIDRKYFHKLGAYDLQMDIWGGENLEISFRTWQCGGRLEIVPCSRVGHVFRKQHPYSFPGGSGTIFARNTRRAAEVWMDEYKKYYFAAVPMARTVSFGNITDRLALRESLDCKPFKWYVENVYPELLKHLPTVRDPSGTNSGAIKYKSLCFDTYGRGAGSHIGLYACHMTGGNQAWLYLAGRLRHGSWCLAPPTPAYVGAQVITLPCSSSNDQLWDKLERGQLRGVTVIHRLSNLCLDARNAQEITVQECNPQLDTQEFIFTR
- the LOC116926273 gene encoding polypeptide N-acetylgalactosaminyltransferase 2 isoform X1; the protein is MKRKYKLLVYSLLWVFVIGLFVCMVGNKKDVGNKALRLKLKKDELASIDLTVFNSSLAYFNEKAYISKGRLKPGEDAYHNNKFNQEASDVLESNRVIPDYRHRKCLDLEFPKDLPSTSVIITFHNEARSTLLRTIVSVLNRSPPHLIKEIILVDDFSNDASDGRELVQIEKVILVRNLKREGLVRSRVKGAEVATGEFLTFLDSHCECNDGWLEPLLARVAEDRTRIVCPVIDVIAMDSFQYIAASTELRGGFDWNLVFKWELLPGEEKARRKNDPTVPIRTPMIAGGLFVIDRKYFHKLGAYDLQMDIWGGENLEISFRTWQCGGRLEIVPCSRVGHVFRKQHPYSFPGGSGTIFARNTRRAAEVWMDEYKKYYFAAVPMARTVSFGNITDRLALRESLDCKPFKWYVENVYPELLKHLPTVRDPSGTNSGAIKYKSLCFDTYGRGAGSHIGLYACHMTGGNQAWLYLAGRLRHGSWCLAPPTPAYVGAQVITLPCSSSNDQLWDKLERGQLRGVTVIHRLSNLCLDARNAQEITVQECNPQLDTQEFIFTR